The following DNA comes from Grus americana isolate bGruAme1 chromosome 22, bGruAme1.mat, whole genome shotgun sequence.
CAAGAGTCCCATGGATGGGAACGGCAAGGTGGTGAGTGCCTTTGGGCAGCAGGTCTGAGACCTCGGCTCAGCATGGATCCCACATCACAGGAATGCCAATTCCCTTCCACAGGGACACCCCCAGAGGAGAGCTGTGCTTTCACCCAGGTCTTTGGTTCCCCACTCTCCTGCCACCTGGCATCTCCAGGGAACAGCCTGTAGTGCCTGATCCTCCTGTGACGGATCCAGGACACCTCCAGTAGGGTGAGGAACATGGAACTCCTGGAAGACGTTTCACCATGCTCCCCATTTTCTGTCCTCTAGGATGACTCCACAGTCATGAAAGAGCGGGAAAAGGAAGCCCTGGCATTGCGGACATGCAGGAGGAATGGCTAGCCAGGGCATGCTGCATGACATGTGCCACGCAGGAGAGAGCCTGGGGCACCCTAGGAATGTGAGAACGTGGGATGAAAGAGCTTTCACATGCCTCAATCAGCTTTCAAAAGTCCTGTGCACTTGGGTTGCAAAGTCAGAAAATGCATGCTGCCGAGATAGAAAAGAGCTTCTGCAATGACATGTCTGTGAGACACTGGGCCCAGACAGatcagcagagagaagcagagagaggtggGTGGTTggcaacagaaaaggaaggcaaGGAGTCTAAGCTGATCAGGAGAGGAGATGTTTCTTTTTGgtctcatcttttcttttccatcagtTATCACATCTTGAGAAAATAGGTGCAAAACCACCCATTTGATCTGATGTTTCCCAATGTTTGCCCATAATTCaagagcagctctctgcagagaacTCTCGAGGGGATGATGGTCtcctgggaggaagaagaatCATGCCTCCAGTCAAAGCCAATGCTTACCTGCTTGTTGCCTCACGAAGGCAGTGAGAATGAGATACCCAAGGTGCATGCTGAGACCGATCCTCCTGCATGTGTGAGAGAAACTCAGAAAAACCACATGTGCCCACCAAGAGCCTCAAGAGAGCAGAACTGTCAGAAATGACTCTGCAAAGGGAACAAAGAATcaaatggggaggagaaaatgCTTGTTCTTACCACTCCTGAAATGCCTCTGCTGTGGTCCTCCCTCCTCAAGCAGTGACACATGTTGCTCCTGCAGACAACACCTCCTGCCTTTCCAGGGTAGAAGGTAAAAGGAGGATAGGCCTGCAACTGGTTATCAACCTCTCTGAcacattgtcctggtttcagcaaggatacagttaattttcttcctagttgctgtattttggatttaggatgagaatattGTTGATAACTCATCTAtgattttagttgttgccaagcactcaaggacttctcagcttctcatattgacctgccaacgagaaggcagggggtacacaagaagctgggagggaacacagtCAGtagagctgacccaaactgatcaaagggatattccataccatatgacgtcatgctccatatataactggggggtttGCCTGGAGGCAGAGTAGCTGGGCATTGTCCTTGGGTGGTGATAAATTGTGCTGCTGTTCACTTGGtttgcatattcttttattattattattgttattattattgttgttgttattgtttttattgttgttgttattgttgtgaTTCTTACTCTTACTCATACTCTTACTCTTActcttattcttattcttaatattattatcttccttttctgtcctgttgaactgtctttatctcaacccatgagttttacttttttttttttttcctttctgattgtCTTCCCCATCTCACTGGGGTgcgggggagtgagcgaatgactgtgtggttgttttacctgccagctgggttaaaccacaacacatatCCTCCAGTGCAACATCTTGGCAGTCTCTCCTTCCTTGGTACCTGTGCCTCCTCTCTCACCAACATCTAGCCCTTGGTGGGGTGgcctgtcctggctcctggaCAATGTCTAGCCCCAAGCTCCTGTCAGCACGCCCACAAACCCTGCAGACGCCAACTGTCCTGTTCAGCCCCTTCAGGCACTGTGGACTTTCTCCCTCTAACCAAAAGAATGTATCTCAGGAACCAATAAATGAAGCCCCACTGCCCATCCAATCTCATAAATCAACTTCTGAAATGCtcattggggggaaaaaaacccccaaaaacacccaacaaaaaccaacagcCTTTCCACTTGACCATTACCCTTCCATTTTCAGTTTCCTCAAAAACAGTAGGATCTGAATTAGTCCTCTCCTTACTTCTAGCCTTTAATAAACAAATgtgcaaaactatttttactCTTTCCATAGCATAATTTAGGTTGGACAAGGCTGGTCAGGGCTGTGAACAGTCAAGTCTTGAAAATTTCCAAGGCCAGAGCCTGCACATCATCTGTTGACAGTGCATTCTAGTACTTGAGAATTTTGagggtcaaaaaaaaaagtttaaaataaagagtTTCTTATATCTAAATAGAATTTCCCAGGTTCCAAATTAtgtctgttgcctcttgtcctatcactgtgCACCTTGAGAAGAGCCTCGCACCACCTTTTCCACATCCTTGGAGCACGTAGTTGTAGACACTCATAAGGTCTCCCTTGAGCCTTCTTTTCCTAAGGTCCCTAAGGCTCTCAGTGCATCATGTCCTCAAGCCCCCTGAGTGCCTTGGAGGCTTCCACTGGACTCACTCCCACATGTCAATACCTTTCCTACATACCAAGGAGCCCCAGAATGATTCCCAGCATGGTCTCATGAGTGACAAATAGAGGAGGAGGATCACTTTCCTGGGCTTGCTGGCTACACTTTTGCTAAGACATCGCAGAGGTCGTCTTTGCTACAAGAACACACAACTGACTCACCTTCAGTCATTGGCCACCAGGCATCCCCTGCCTTCCCAGGTGTCTGACCTGTAACCTCTGCCTCCAACATGGTCCAAGCTACATCAAGAAGCTGAAAGGTGCCTCTCCCCAAAGGAATTGGTTGCTCTTGACTCAGGTCTTTGGAGAAAAACTCTGGGGTTTTGTGTCCTACCCAGATGGTCACTTCTGATGGGAATTGCAGCACAAATTTCTTCTGCATGTGATCTGTAAAGCCAGAAAGGTATTTCAACTTTGCCTGGGTCCATATCCATCTACCTAACTATCACTTCATCAGCTTTCTCGTTGGGCTCAATCTCCATCTCACTTTCTATAAGCTACCAAAGGCTGATCCATGTATCTGAACTGTCTGATATTGCAGGCTCAAGGTTCAGGCAATTTCTAGATGCAAGGCAAGAAAGGGATTTTCCCTCCTTGGCCTTATTTGGCCAGGGAATAAATCACAGGAGCAATCATGTCTCCTGCCAAAAGCCATTATCTCCAACAGCCATTGGTGGATGCTGAGGGAAGCATAGGAGCAAGACAAGCTGGTAGGGTACTTCTACTGAGTATCCACTCCTGTGTCCCAAGTCCCTGGGCCTGGACTTTGCTGAAAAAAGCACACCCTTACCTAGCTCAACAGCTTTCCTCACTGATGCACAGGCTAGGGAGCCACAGAAGGTAGCACACGTGCTTTACAGACAGGCTCTATCTGTTCCCTCAGACACCCACATGGAGAACCCCTGGCTGCTTATGCTGCCCTGGTCTCCAGGACACCACCACTGAGGCAAGCGTGCTGTCTGTTTGAAGCCCATCCAAAGAATGCCTGGAGAAGGGATCCGTTGCCATTTCAAAGAGAGGGGCCTCGGCGGTTGCAGAAACcaggtttccctctctgcttctgAAGCCCAAGAACATGGGCTTTGAACAGTTGAGTAAGCTGTTACAGCCATACAGGCTTCCCTGGGGACCAGATGGACAGAGGACTTTCCTTTCAGGGCCTGAAGTGTATCTTTAGAAAGGGGGACCAAGCTTTCATCCTCTCTCCCAGACTTCACTTGCACACCAAAAGGGTCTACATTTGGTGTGGAGGGAAATCCGCTACAATAGCCTCATGTTCTGGAACATATGGAGAAAGCCTGAAGATTTCAGTCACCTCTACATCATTTTCTCATGTCTTTGTTGAGCTCGAACTCATGACAATGTGGGATGGGCTCCGAGCACTGGAAGAGACCACCTGGGGGGAAATGGTGGACGAGCTTGGGAGAAGTCTGATGCCGATTCCAATGCCAATGCTGGTGCCTAACTGTTGCCAATGTTGGTGCTGATGCTAGTGACAGGCAGTGGGGAAGAACCCTGGGGTACTTGGTCAgatggggctgggcaggatGATGTGGCTCCAGAAGGCAGAGTGGCAGCACCAGCGGGCCTGGCTAGGgcagtcatagaatcatggtATTGCAGAATCATAGATTCGTTTGGTTTGAAAGGGACCTTGAAAGGTCATCTAGTcaaactcccctgccatgggcagggacatctgtCACTTGATCAGGTTTCTCAAAGCTCCATCCAGCCTTTCCTTGAACACTTCTAAtgatgaggcatccacaacttctctgggcaaactattccagtgtctcaccaccctcatcctaaaaaatgtcttgcttatatctaatctaaatctaccctcctttagtttaaaaccattgccccttgtcctatcacgaCAGgcctggtaaaaagtctttctctgtctttcttgtaAGACccctttaaatattgaaaggctgcaagaatgtctccctggagtcttctcctctccagactgaacaaccccaactctctcagcctttcttcataggatAGGGGTTCAACCCTCTGATCATTCCATGGATCTCTGAATCTGCTCTAACAGACTCTGCAGATGCTTCCCACAGTCAGTGAGGAGACATCAGCTCACACACAGGACTTATCCCATCCCAAAGCAGACTTGCATGGTAAATGGGACAAAACATCTTTCTGGAGACACTGATCCTGCATTTGATCATTTGTGGCCTCTGAACTCCCCAGCTAGCATAAGATCACAGCAAGACCTGCATACCTGGTCACCTGTGCATGGCTTGCTTCATCATGTGATCAGAAGTGAAACCACAAGCTGTCCTACCAGAGCCTACAAGCACTTCCATGCCATAGCTAAAGCCCATATCCATGTCCAGGGTACTCTAGGACAGAGAGATAGCAGGGAGAGGACTTCCGTATCAGCGAATGGGCTCAAGCTGGGCATGTTACTCTCATCAGCTGTGTCTCCCCCTgcattgggtttgtgtggcaaggttttgttagcggggggtgctacaggggtggcttctgtgagaagctgttagaagcttcccctgtgtctgacagagccaatgccagccggctccaagacggacccgcccctggccaaggccaagccaatcagtgcctctgtgataacatatttaagaaggaaaacaaaacagttggaggagcttttgcagccggagagaggagtgagaaggtgtaagaaactctgcagacaccaaggtcagtgaagaaggagggggaggaggtgctctagacaccggagcagagatccccctgcagcctgtggagaaaggatgagggggtgtagagattccacctgcagcctgtggaggaccccacgctggagcaggtggaggcacctgaaggaggctgtcacccatgggaagcccacgctgcagcaagttcctggcaggacctgtggacccgtgaagaggggagcccacgccagggcagatttgctggcaggacttgtgaccctgtgggggaccccacactggagcagtctgctcctgaaggtctgcaccccatgggagagacccacgcgggagcagttcatgaaggactgtagcccgtgggagagactctatgttggagcaggggaatgttgagaggagtcctccccctgaggacaaagaagcggcaaagacaatgtgtgctgaactgaccgcaacccccattctccgtccccctgtgccactgaggggggaggaggtggaagctgggagtgaagttgagcctgggaagatgggaggggtggggggaggtgttttaagacttgattttatttctcattcctctgctctgttttgcttagtaataaattagatgaatcgcctctctacgttcagtctgttttgctcgtgatgataattagtgagtgatctctccctgtccttgtctccacccaagccttttgttatacttctcctccccatcccgctgggggaggggtgagtgagtggccgcgtggcgctcagctgccagctgggcctaaaccacgacaccccCTCACATCAAGTGCAGATCAATTTTCTCTTAACCACACTGAACCCTTGGACACAGGACTTGCAGAAAATGTCTCTGTCAATTCCAAAACCTGTGCAGTAGCCCTGGACAGTGTAGATAGTCTCTTTGGGTATTAGTCTTCTCAACTAACTCTAGATGCCTAGAGATCTagatttgtgtgtctgtgtgtgtgttaagGCAGCTGTCTAGTTTATCTTCAGTgacaatagaagaaaaataggtgCTTCTAAGGCATGGATTGCTTGATTTGTGTGAGACAGCATCTTTTGAATGGGCTGAACTGAGGGCTGACAACAcctatttctctccactgatgATCAAAGGAGTAAAGATGAGTAGCTTGCATGGAGACACCTGCACTGGACACAGAGGAGATCAATTTTCCCCTGCTCATGTCTTGTCTGACCGCATTTAGGTCTTTACTTACATCTTCACTTCAAGGAAGACTGAAGACTTAGGCCTTAACTGCAGTTAGAGGCTCAGAGATGTGGTAGGGGAATCCCTTACCTTGCTCACTCTGTATTCAAATGTCCATAGTTGCCTTATCTCCCACCCTGAAGGTTTCAAAACCATGCTAGTATCCAGCTCCAAATACTTGACAATTCCAGTCTCTTGGGACTTGGCTATTTCAGACGTCTCCTGTGTGTCAGAAAATGGCTACACAAGACAGCACTGAGCTCCTGACAATGTTCACATACtacagctgcaggcaggaggcaaaCACCCCGCCTGACAGCCACTTTAGAGAATTGCGTTGTTGTTATTTAATTGGCCTGTGTGAAGAGAGAGCATTATCCATCTGCAACAATTCCATAACATCCCACAGAGATCAAACTCCCTGTGGCACAcggagggaaaacaaaaaactgtcTCCTTGGTGTGGCCAGTTTAAGCTTCAGTGTGTTAATGAGGTGGGTGTGGGGATGTACTTATGCTAACAATGCTGGTGACTCTCTGATGTATGCTCTTACTATATGGAGCTAAACTGCAGAGAGTTTACACTGTGAGTGTGCACACAAAGCCCTCCTTTGTGGAAGTACAGTGGTAGctctgaaagggaaagaaaatcgGGAGTGCAAGCTGTCAATAGTTACTAGGTGGATGGAGAGAAAACAGTGTCGTGCAATTGTGTACAGCTTGATGTGAGTGAGCAAGGTGAGAGCTGTTCATTCACATTTCTGCTGACATCACTGCATGCAGAGCTCCTCCAGTAAATCAAACTCTTCTCAATGTTCTCCCTCAGCCAAGGGGACCATGGCTTCATCTGGAAGATGGTGCATGAAGAGATGTCGTTTGGATCATTTCCATTCTTCGAGCTGGTGAGTGAAGCCCGCCCAAGACCTCTAGCATAGACTTCCAATGACTTGCATGTTTAAGGAGAGTCAGATTAAGGGGGATTTCTCTGCTCTTTAGCCACATGAGATTTCTGGTATGCAAATTCCTAAGgatgaagaaaggagagaaagggatCCTTCAGATGGTGGTTCAGCTCCATTTGTCTTAGACAGCCACCTGAGGATGAGATTGGTTCTCCCCTAAAGAACTGATGAAGGATCCTCCCTTGTCTGCAGGGAGGGCATAGATTATACCCTGCATTTCGGTTAACTTCTCAGCAGACCTACCTTGTATGGGATTCAACTCAGAGGATTTTGCCTTCAACCACTGAGGCATGGATATCTCTGTCCAAGTTGAGATGTCCGACATCCATCTGAGCTGCTCACTAGGCTCCTGCCTTAGTCCTCAGAGACAACCTGGCACTTCAAAAGGGCTTTTAGCCATATATATAAGGAAAATGAGCCATGACTCCCTAGTGCCTGTccatggagaaggaagaagggtaAGCTGAGAAGCTGCAATAGGAGTATTTCATTGCAGATCTTTCAACTTGGTCAGCAGAAATCCTTCCCCTAACTCTGAGATGGCAAAATTACACAGAGGTGTATCCTACCCCTAGTAGCTatgctgagaagcagaagacagTGGGGGTAACAGAGGTATTTGCAAAAGCTTCCTGTGCTGAGACTTGGAATAAAGTAAATATGCAAGACCATGAGTCCTTGCGTAATGACTGTCATATCAGcctgctgccctgtgctgctgcaattTCAGGCAGAAGCCATTGTGATAAACTGACCTAGAAGATGTGAGAAAATCTCTTCCAATGCCACATGATCATAACAGTGTTTTGATCCCTCAATCTCATTTGCTGAAATCACAACTCAGTATTACCTGCCCTGAAGAGTGCAGGTATGTTATTCCCTTCCTCACTGCAACAGCCTTTCACATAGCTCGAGACCCTCAGCCTGCTGTCCATAGTTTCCTAAATGCGATTTCCATGTCACAGAAGTGATTGCAGTCACCATGTTCTAAAGGAGATACCTGCGCTTGATCAAATATATAATTCTCCAGGTTCACTTGATCGTGTATGCCTGACCTTCAGGGTCAGATCTAGTTGTCCAAATGTGTTTCTGCAGGAAAGGATTTCCCTGACACTTTTAACTTAGGGCAGATGCTGTTTTCCTGTGCTCTGCACCAACTACTTTTTCAGGGTTGATGGCTTTGTTTCATTACTAGGAGTGTCTGAAGGACCAGCACAGGCATGCAAACTCTCACCAAAACTTTCCTGTCTTTGCAGATGGACCTCAACACTTGGGAGAACATGGCAAATGGGACAAATGTGGAAGAATTCATCCTTCTTGGCTTCCCAGGCATGTGGCATTTCCGAGTCTCCCTTGTGGTGGTATTTGCACTGACTTACTCCCTGTCAGTAAGCGGCAATGCATCCATCATAGCCCTTGTGTGGATGAACAGCAACCTCCATACCCCAatgtacttcttcctctgtAATCTCTCCTTTCTGGAGATCTGGTACACTACAGGTGTTGTTCCCAAAGCCATAGGAGTCATGCTGGGGACTAGCCAGACCATTTCCTTCAGTGTCTGCATCCTCCAGttgttctttcttctgtccCTAGGCTCCACTGAGTGTTTTCTCCTGtctgtcatggcctatgaccgctactTAGCCATATGCTACCCCTTGAGATACAAATCCCTCATGAACAGTGTCCTCTCTGCTCGGCTGGCACTCAGTTCCTGGCTGGGAGGCTTTCTGGCCGTCTCCCTGCTGGCCTTTCTGACATCCAGGCTGACATTCTGTGGGCCACATGTCATCAATCATTTCCTCTGCGATATAGATTCCTGCCTTGCCCTCTCCTGCAGTGACACATGGTCTGTGGAGCTGGCAACCTTTCTTGTCTCCATAATTGTTGTGGTGGCCTCCTGTGTGCTCACCCTGGTCTCCTACATATACATCATCTCTTCCATCTTGAGAATCCAGACAGCCCATGGCCGGAAAAAGGCCTTTTCCACTTGCTCTGCCCATCTCAGCGTTGTCACAATCTGGTATGGCTCCACCATGTTCCTGTATGTCAAGCCATCGGCCCAGAACTCCCTGGATCTGAACAAACTTGTGAATACCTTTAACACAGTTGTAACTCCTTTGTTGAACCCCTTCATTTACACACTCAGGAACAAAGAAGTGAAGCAAGCCCTGAGGCGAGCTTTCCAGAAAAAGTGAAGTGGCTTTTCAAAAGGCTTCAGTAAGAGCAAAGAGATTCATCCCCTCCCGCCTACGACTTCTGCCCTGCAAAAGTTCCTTACCAAAGTGTAAGTACACCTGGGCATCACACTTAGTGAGAAACCACCAGTTCCCCAGTGAGCTTATCTCATTCACCTTATGGAAATCTTAGGCTGGGCTGAGACTTGATTCTAAAGCTCCCATCTCCCTCTGTTCACTCCTGGGTAAACTCAGAATGTCTCACAGGCCTCTAAAGACTGACTCTTGGATTGGGTCACAAACCCCATCCAGAAATGGTTCTCTGCCAGAACACTGGAGGAGAAGTCCTCCCACAGGTTTGTATTCCAGTTTGCTGAGTGCTGCATTTTGTCAGGCGTTCATCTGAATCTCCTAAAGAAATCCCAGCAGCTGGCTCATTGCCTTAGGAAATGGGCGTGTATTTCTCCATTTAgtctgacattttctggatgTATCTATGGCCCATTCTTGTGGCTGTTTCATCAAGTCATGCTCCGGTTCAAGACAAAATTTGGCAATGTCTGGTATCTCTACCTATAGCCATTATTCCTAGCATAAGACAGGCAACAAAATTTatgttcctcttccttccctctatCCAGTACCTGAAcgcactttttaattttcaattaaacCTATGCAAATTGCTATGCTTCAGGCTAGATATGTCAGGGCGTTTCCACATCTAAAGCCCCACATCAGTTTTTAACAGTCCATTGTTCCACCCATTTTGGGCTTTGTTGTGGAAAGACTTTAACGTGATTGGCAAAGTCCCCACACTGCAGAGCTGTGAAATGCTGGCCCAGTAACAAGTTTCTCTTTACATTTATTGGGAGGACGTTAGCACTTCCAAAGGGCATTTGCTTCTCTcctttgattttcatttcagaacagaTGAATCACGTTCTCAAAGCTCTTCTTTCTGCACACTGACAGTGAAGGGAGTCGATGTGACCACCTCATAAGGCGGAGGCATCAACAGGACAGATACACAGGGATTGATTTCACCTGAGTGTAGGGCTATCCAAGTGAGATGATTGAGTTCAGACTGAACATTTACTCCTCCCTTCTGGAAG
Coding sequences within:
- the LOC129195365 gene encoding olfactory receptor 6F1-like isoform X2, with product MSINMANGTNVEEFILLGFPGMWHFRVSLVVVFALTYSLSVSGNASIIALVWMNSNLHTPMYFFLCNLSFLEIWYTTGVVPKAIGVMLGTSQTISFSVCILQLFFLLSLGSTECFLLSVMAYDRYLAICYPLRYKSLMNSVLSARLALSSWLGGFLAVSLLAFLTSRLTFCGPHVINHFLCDIDSCLALSCSDTWSVELATFLVSIIVVVASCVLTLVSYIYIISSILRIQTAHGRKKAFSTCSAHLSVVTIWYGSTMFLYVKPSAQNSLDLNKLVNTFNTVVTPLLNPFIYTLRNKEVKQALRRAFQKK
- the LOC129195365 gene encoding olfactory receptor 6F1-like isoform X1; this translates as MFSLSQGDHGFIWKMVHEEMSFGSFPFFELMDLNTWENMANGTNVEEFILLGFPGMWHFRVSLVVVFALTYSLSVSGNASIIALVWMNSNLHTPMYFFLCNLSFLEIWYTTGVVPKAIGVMLGTSQTISFSVCILQLFFLLSLGSTECFLLSVMAYDRYLAICYPLRYKSLMNSVLSARLALSSWLGGFLAVSLLAFLTSRLTFCGPHVINHFLCDIDSCLALSCSDTWSVELATFLVSIIVVVASCVLTLVSYIYIISSILRIQTAHGRKKAFSTCSAHLSVVTIWYGSTMFLYVKPSAQNSLDLNKLVNTFNTVVTPLLNPFIYTLRNKEVKQALRRAFQKK